Within the Catalinimonas niigatensis genome, the region TACCGAAGCCAGTTCCCGCACCAGTGCTTTACGCTTCAGGAGCTTCTTAACGCCTGCACTTAGGGCAATGGTGACAACTGCTGGTAAGCCGGAAGGTACTGCTGCTACTGCCAAAGCTGCCGCCACCAGCAATGCATCCAGTACTACTTCCCAGGAAAAACCATTCTCAAGATAATCTCTAACTCCAATGACAAGCAGAACGATTAAACAGATTCCAATAACAGCATAGCCTAGCCGTTTGCCAAAATGATCCAGTCTTTTTTGTAATGGCGTAAGTTGTTTTTCGGCGGTTTTTACCATTTCGGTAATCTTACCAATTTCTGTTTCCATACCGGTCTTGACCACCACTGCCCATGCGGTACCGCGTTGGATATTGGTAGAAGAAAACACCATATTAGACTGATCTCCAATCTGAGCTTCTTTTTCTAAAGGATCTGCATTTTTTTCTACTGCCAGACTTTCTCCGGTGAGGGCAGACTCTTCTATATTTAGTTCAGTGGATTTGAAGATACGCGCATCAGCGGGTACTTTGTCACCAGCATCCAGATAAATCACATCTCCTTTCACCAGATATTTGGAATCTATTTCTTTGGTATTACCATCTCGCACCACTTTTGCCTTCACTACTCCCATTTCCTTGAGGGCCTGCATGGATTTCTGGGCACTTAGCTCCTGATAGTAGCCTATGATGGCATTGGCAATCAGAATTGCAGCGATTACGATTGCATCAGAATATTCACCTAGTATTAAAGATAACACCAATGCAAAAAGCATGATGTAAATAATGAAAGACTTAAACTGCCTGATAAACAGTTTAAGTTTATTGATTTTAGTCTCGGTTTCTAATTCATTCAGGCCATCACGCTCCTGTCGCTGTTTAGCCTCATTTTCCGAAAGACCATCTGCTGATGAGTTTAGCGTTTCAAATATCTTTTCGGAAGGCTGCTGGTAATATTCCAAAGTATTGAGGTTAAAAAATTATTGGATAAAAAAAGTAATGAAACTAAGTATTAACTGGTAAGTAGCCTCAAGTGTTTGATTAATTTCAGTCAATTTCTTTCATGATGAAGAGCAATTCACTAAGCATCATGGCGGTAGCTCCCCAAATGGTTTTGCCCTGGATTTGAAAAGAAGGAGCTTTCAGCAAGCTACCATTAAATACTTGGATTTCTTTAATTAGATAATTTTCAGGATGTTGCAAATCATAAATACTTACCTCTGTGATTCCTGCTACTTCGTTTGGGTCAGGATAATAGCGAGGAACTTGTGAGCAAATGGCCAACACGGGAGTAACGGTGATATTACTGGGAGGAATATACAAATCTGATAATACACCAACCACCTGATCACGGTCAACCCTAACACCAATTTCTTCATAAGTTTCACGAAGCGCTGTTGCTATCAAATCCTGATCTTCCGGTTCTACTTTACCTCCTGGCAGGGCCATTTGCCCGCTATGTACTCCATCGTAGGTCGGCCGCAGGATCAAGGGCAGCCACCATTCATCCTGATTAGGAAATAACAATATAAGGACTGCTGCCTTCCTGGTACGCTGGGGAGGGCTTATCCTGGCATTTTGATGCACACTGGTAGACATCCTGAGGTGTGCCTGCCATCCCGGCAAACCTTTATCCAGCCTGTTTTTTAATGCATTCTTAATTCCTTTCAAATTCATAAACTTTTCCCTATCACTATAAATTTCTAAAGGTCAGTGGTTGTCTAACAATCAGAGGATTCTTCCAAAATTTTATACCTAAACTTTCAACGTTTTTTTTCTCTTTTTGATTGCTTTAGTGGATTGGATCTAGGTAAAGGTTATTCTGTTTTCTAAAAGTATATAATCACATGACCAACCCTTTAATAAGCTACAGTAGAAGAAATCAACCTGACTCTTGACGATAGTCATATTTCCAAGCCTTTTGCTACCGATAACTTATAAGAAAGCTGAACAGATGGCTGGCAACTCATCATTGCTAATACCATGAAACCTTTAGCTTAATAAAAAATCGGAATGTTGAAGTAGAGATTACGTGATATGCTGGACATTGAACATAAAAAAACTGCCTGTCATAGTTAAATGTCAGGCAGCCAATTGTTCTTTTTTTATTAAACTGTTCACCATTGATGGTATGCAAAAAATTATTTACTCTACCTCTTCAATGATAAGATTGTGATTGGTATAAATACAAATGTCTGCTGCAATGTGGAGTGCATCGGTGACAATTTCTTTTGCAGATAGTTGCGGTGCATGTTTTTTCATAGCCATCGCAGCGGATTGGGCAAACATGCTCCCTGAACCGATAGCCGCTATTCCATTGTCCGGCTCCAACACATCGCCATTGCCAGAAATGATCAGGATTTCATCCTGATCACAAACGATCATCATGGCTTCTAATCTGCGCAGATAACGATCTGTGCGCCAATCTTTGGCCAGTTCAATGGCAGCCCTTTTCATGTTTCCATGATAAGTGCCTAGCTTTTCATCAAAACGGCCTATCAAAGTAAAAGCATCAGCCGTTGAACCGGCAAAACCTGTAATGACTTTACCATCCTGAAGCTTTCTGATTTTTTTAACATTTCCTTTTGCTACTGTATTACCCATGGTAGCCTGACCGTCAGCGCCTATAGCTACTTTACCGTTGTGGATGACCGCTAATACCGTAGTTGATTTTACTTTTGGCATCATAAAAAATAGTAATTAAATAATAAAAAAAGCCATGCAAGGGTTTGCAAAGCCTTTCTAGTCGTATCAATTTATATCAGAATCCGAATCGGATCTTCCATATAAGATTTAAAAGTTTGTAGGAAAGCTGCGCCCAAAGCACCATCTACGGCACGGTGATCACAGGAAAGGGTGACTTTCATTACGTTTCCAGGTACAATCTGACCATCTTTCACCACCGGGGTTTCTTTGATCCCTCCTACTGCCATAATACAGGCATCGGGTGGATTGATGATGGCTGTGAACTCCTCAATACCAAACATCCCCAGGTTAGAAATAGTAAAGGTACTTCCTTCCCAATCCTTAGGTTGTAGCTGCTTATTCTTGGCTTTACCCGCCAGTTCTTTCACTTCAACAGAAATATGGGAAAGGGTTTTATTATCGGCAAAACGGATTACCGGCACCAGCAAACCTTCGTCTACTGCTACCGCTATCCCTATATGGATATGCTGATTGAAGCGCATTTTATCACCTCTCCAGGAGACATTCACTTTAGGATGCTGGCGCAATGCCGCTGCTGCTGCTTTTACGACTATATCATTGAATGAAATCTTGACGGGGGCAATCTGGTTCATACTTTCACGTGCAGCAATCGCCTTCTCCATGTTAATCTCCATGGTCAGATAAAAATGCGGAGCCGTAAACTTACTCTCTGCAAGGCGGCGGGCAATGGTCTTACGCATTTGAGATACATTGACCTCTTCATAGCGTTCTTCTCCTACCACTTCAGGCAGTTTCACTGGAGCAGCTTGTTTTGCGGTGTCTTTCTGAGTGGCAGCCGGTTGTTCTACAGGTTGAGCAGATGGTTTATAACTCTCAATATCTTTTTTGACAATCCTTCCATTTTCACCGGAACCAGGTATTTTGGCAATATCAAAACCCTTGTCTTCTGCCATTTTACGGGCAAGAGGCGAAGCTTTGATGCGTCCGCCATCGCTGCTGGAAGAACTTGCTGTTTCCGCGTGGGTTGGGGTATAAGCAGGTGCGTCTTTGCTTGCAGTCTGACTATCCGCAGAAGCTTTATCCTGACCGTTTGCTGAACTGCTTTCACTTTTGCTTTCCTGGGCTTCTGCTCCGCTTTTCTTGGATTTCCTGGCTTTGAGTAGTTTTTCGTAATCCGCCCCTTCTTCACCAATGACAGCAATTACGCCATCAATCTCTACCGAACCACCTTCTTCAACCCCTACATACAATAAAGTACCATCCTCATAAGATTCCAGTTCCATAGTGGCCTTATCAGTTTCTACTTCAGCAAGTATATCACCTGACTCCACTTTATCACCTACCTTTTTTAGCCAAGATGCGATCACACCTTCCGTCATGGTATCGCTCATCTTCGGCATAGTGACTACCGTCGCCTTGACATCAGAAGCATCTACTAATTCACTTTCTTTATTTTCTTTCTTATCCTCAGTTTGCTCTGATTTCTCCTCCTCTTTATCTTTTGAAGGTGAATCGCCATTTTCAATTTGCTTTAAGAGACTGTCAATATCTTCACCTTCCTCCCCTATAATCGCAATAACTCCATCTACCGGAACAGCTTCATTCTCTTTGACACCTATATATAGCAATGTACCATCCTCAAAAGATTCCAGTTCCATTGTAGCTTTATCTGTTTCTACTTCAGCGAGAATGTCACCTGACTCGACTTTATCGCCTACTTTTTTCTGCCAGGATGCGATCACACCTTCTTCCATGGTATCGCTCATCTTGGGCATTCTTATTACTTCTGCCATAGATTTAGTTAGGAATAATTGTTTGCCTAAAATAATTTCATTTAAAGCACGCTGCAATATGCAAAAAACAAAGCCAAATTACAGATGATAATATATTATATCAATGGAAGGCGACGAATTTGTTTGAAGAGTGGCTTTTTTTGAGAAT harbors:
- a CDS encoding NUDIX hydrolase; translated protein: MKGIKNALKNRLDKGLPGWQAHLRMSTSVHQNARISPPQRTRKAAVLILLFPNQDEWWLPLILRPTYDGVHSGQMALPGGKVEPEDQDLIATALRETYEEIGVRVDRDQVVGVLSDLYIPPSNITVTPVLAICSQVPRYYPDPNEVAGITEVSIYDLQHPENYLIKEIQVFNGSLLKAPSFQIQGKTIWGATAMMLSELLFIMKEID
- the hslV gene encoding ATP-dependent protease subunit HslV — its product is MPKVKSTTVLAVIHNGKVAIGADGQATMGNTVAKGNVKKIRKLQDGKVITGFAGSTADAFTLIGRFDEKLGTYHGNMKRAAIELAKDWRTDRYLRRLEAMMIVCDQDEILIISGNGDVLEPDNGIAAIGSGSMFAQSAAMAMKKHAPQLSAKEIVTDALHIAADICIYTNHNLIIEEVE
- a CDS encoding pyruvate dehydrogenase complex dihydrolipoamide acetyltransferase; translated protein: MAEVIRMPKMSDTMEEGVIASWQKKVGDKVESGDILAEVETDKATMELESFEDGTLLYIGVKENEAVPVDGVIAIIGEEGEDIDSLLKQIENGDSPSKDKEEEKSEQTEDKKENKESELVDASDVKATVVTMPKMSDTMTEGVIASWLKKVGDKVESGDILAEVETDKATMELESYEDGTLLYVGVEEGGSVEIDGVIAVIGEEGADYEKLLKARKSKKSGAEAQESKSESSSANGQDKASADSQTASKDAPAYTPTHAETASSSSSDGGRIKASPLARKMAEDKGFDIAKIPGSGENGRIVKKDIESYKPSAQPVEQPAATQKDTAKQAAPVKLPEVVGEERYEEVNVSQMRKTIARRLAESKFTAPHFYLTMEINMEKAIAARESMNQIAPVKISFNDIVVKAAAAALRQHPKVNVSWRGDKMRFNQHIHIGIAVAVDEGLLVPVIRFADNKTLSHISVEVKELAGKAKNKQLQPKDWEGSTFTISNLGMFGIEEFTAIINPPDACIMAVGGIKETPVVKDGQIVPGNVMKVTLSCDHRAVDGALGAAFLQTFKSYMEDPIRILI